A genome region from Brienomyrus brachyistius isolate T26 chromosome 23, BBRACH_0.4, whole genome shotgun sequence includes the following:
- the wipf3 gene encoding WAS/WASL-interacting protein family member 3 encodes MPVPPPPPPPPPAPPPPPPPLHPAQPPPSSITPQGWSDPSRTQRPAPGGRSALLADIQKGTKLKKVATVNDRSAPVIDKPKGSRPDSAANSGGLGGSGALGGPVSSGPPLAGLFAEGFPVLRPTGHRDTTVPRSSGSGLRQPVWSPPASDSCLLEAPDVAPPPKLPDRGSPMRSAAYPAAPAPTSSKPSPPPHDRPIKAPPAPQCPPPAPPPQTTKPTWLPVQPHSLPQPSIPPPPPPPPPPAFPASGIPDRSASFSFPAAPPPPPPPPMQFGNFRDPPPPPPPLSYSSYPSVPPPPPPPLQPPLPKVPPVPSPAFRAGVPPQAPSYPTTAPSRRPPAVPRPTGAGRFAPPPAPPARSPATELSSRSTPQNPPPPPPPLPPSVTRNGHLHSLDDFESKFQFHPIDDFPPPDEFKPFPRIYPSKEARESTRPAPLRTHIR; translated from the exons ggaTGGTCAGATCCCTCGCGGACCCAGCGGCCGGCGCCCGGTGGTCGCAGTGCTCTTCTGGCCGACATCCAGAAAGGAACCAAACTCAAGAAAGTGGCCACGGTCAACGATCGCAGTGCGCCGGTGATCGACA AACCCAAAGGCAGCCGTCCAGATTCTGCCGCAAACAGCGGCGGCCTGGGTGGGTCTGGAGCTTTGGGGGGGCCTGTGTCCTCCGGACCCCCTCTGGCAGGTCTTTTCGCTGAAGGCTTTCCTGTACTAAGGCCAACAGGTCACAGGGACACAACTG TACCACGGTCCAGCGGCTCTGGGTTGAGGCAGCCGGTTTGGAGCCCCCCGGCGTCTGACAGCTGTCTCCTCGAGGCCCCTGACgtggccccccccccaaaactgcCGGACAGAGGGAGCCCCATGCGCTCCGCCGCGTATCCGGCGGCCCCCGCGCCCACCTCCAGCAAACCCTCGCCGCCCCCTCACGACCGACCAATCAAAGCACCGCCTGCGCCACAGTGCCCGccccctgctcctcctccaCAAACCACCAAGCCCACCTGGCTGCCGGTTCAGCCCCATTCGCTTCCCCAGCCATCTATTccgcctccacctcctcctcctcctccgccaGCCTTCCCTGCATCCGGCATCCCCGACCGCTCTGCCAGCTTCTCTTTccctgctgccccccctcctcctcccccaccccccatgcagTTTGGTAACTTCCGGGACCCTCCACCACcgcctccccccctctcctatTCAAGCTATCCTTCAGTTCCGCCTCCACCCCCTCCGCCTTTGCAGCCCCCGCTGCCTAAGGTACCCCCTGTCCCATCACCTGCTTTCAGAGCTGGAGTTCCCCCCCAGGCTCCCTCATACCCCACTACAGCCCCAAGCCGCCGACCCCCAGCGGTTCCCAGACCTACAG GTGCGGGAAGGTTTGCTCCACCCCCTGCTCCGCCCGCTCGATCCCCCGCTACAGAGCTATCCAGCCGAAGTACGCCTCAaaaccctcccccacccccaccgccgCTTCCACCTTCAGTCACGAGAAATGGTCACCTGCACAGTCTGG ATGACTTTGAGTCAAAGTTTCAGTTTCATCCGATTGATGATTTCCCTCCACCGGATGAATTTAAACCATTTCCTCGAATATACCCTAGCAAAGAAGCCAGAG AGAGCACCAGACCTGCTCCTCTACGGACGCACATACGATGA